The following are from one region of the Rhodothermales bacterium genome:
- a CDS encoding EcsC family protein translates to MPPIHDMSPYEKSALEAIQAWRNPPSSWWSDATNQAQVAWNDVTDLVHKIPGVDWTMENVVSGLLELVNEITQDSVWTDAVLKDFRSRGTHVETLDDIRSLDLEQVDAALRGLDTKYVSLATAEGAATGLAGAAGIVPDIVALVSINLRAAGEIATYCGFDMLDAEERVKALRVLDEVAKPGNNRKNVTLSPAIRTASRVARQQGTQILEQIGAGNAVESLLRRLGVNLTEKKLAQMVPVTGAFLGGGLNYLYTTSVCQTATNLYRERFLFEKYGAQQG, encoded by the coding sequence ATGCCTCCAATTCATGACATGTCGCCCTACGAGAAGTCCGCCCTGGAGGCCATCCAGGCGTGGCGGAATCCGCCGTCGTCCTGGTGGAGCGATGCGACGAATCAGGCGCAGGTCGCCTGGAATGACGTCACGGATTTGGTGCACAAGATTCCGGGCGTCGACTGGACCATGGAAAACGTGGTCAGCGGCCTGCTGGAACTGGTCAATGAAATCACCCAGGACTCGGTCTGGACCGATGCCGTGCTGAAAGACTTCCGGTCGCGCGGCACGCACGTAGAGACATTGGACGACATCCGTTCGCTCGACCTGGAGCAGGTGGACGCGGCCCTGCGCGGGCTGGACACGAAGTACGTCAGCCTGGCGACCGCCGAGGGCGCCGCCACCGGGCTCGCGGGCGCCGCTGGCATTGTCCCGGACATCGTCGCGCTCGTTTCCATAAACCTGCGCGCGGCCGGCGAGATTGCCACGTATTGCGGGTTCGACATGCTGGATGCCGAGGAACGTGTGAAGGCGCTGCGGGTGCTCGACGAAGTGGCCAAACCGGGAAACAATCGGAAGAATGTCACGCTCTCCCCTGCAATCCGCACCGCGTCGCGGGTGGCACGGCAGCAGGGCACGCAGATCCTGGAACAGATCGGCGCCGGTAACGCCGTCGAGAGCCTGCTCCGACGCCTGGGCGTGAACCTGACCGAGAAAAAACTTGCCCAGATGGTACCCGTCACTGGCGCATTCCTGGGCGGCGGCCTGAACTACCTGTACACGACCTCCGTCTGCCAGACCGCCACGAACCTCTACCGCGAGCGGTTCCTGTTCGAGAAGTACGGCGCCCAGCAGGGTTGA
- a CDS encoding type II toxin-antitoxin system RelE/ParE family toxin produces the protein MNTRFRKSFERDLKKLRNDRQTLGRIRSAILVVEEANSLDNVPGLKRLTGGSGDYCRIRVGDYRVGIELVGDVVVFTRCLHRREVYRYFP, from the coding sequence GTGAATACCCGTTTTCGGAAGAGCTTTGAACGCGACCTCAAGAAACTGAGAAATGATCGTCAGACTCTCGGTCGAATCCGATCAGCGATACTTGTAGTTGAGGAGGCCAACAGTCTGGATAATGTACCGGGCTTGAAAAGATTGACAGGGGGATCCGGCGACTATTGTAGGATTCGTGTTGGGGATTACCGGGTCGGCATTGAACTCGTCGGGGATGTAGTCGTCTTTACTCGTTGCCTCCATCGGCGGGAGGTCTATCGCTACTTCCCGTAA